The sequence below is a genomic window from Pelorhabdus rhamnosifermentans.
GCAACTAAGATCTTTTTGACGCGCGTGGCAAGCGCTTCGATTTGCTGTTGGGCAAAGGGCCAAATGGTAATGGGACGGAAGAGTCCGATTTTGATGCCTTGAGCGCGGGCTTGATCAACGGCTGCATAGGCTGTACGAGCGGTACCACCAAAGGCGATGACGGCGTATTCGGCATCTTCGAGACGATATTCTTCGTAGGTGACAATGTCATCAAGATTGTCGGATAGTTTCTCATTTAAGCGATCCATCTGGGCAACGGTGGCGGCAGGGGAAC
It includes:
- a CDS encoding transketolase C-terminal domain-containing protein; the encoded protein is MDEIVGHMREKIELPDNYDSIKQPLRKQPTEKPSRSYQAYHADSDKICPMPPFGAGYRYHVTGLIHDESGFPNGSPAATVAQMDRLNEKLSDNLDDIVTYEEYRLEDAEYAVIAFGGTARTAYAAVDQARAQGIKIGLFRPITIWPFAQQQIEALATRVKKILVA